In Cytobacillus oceanisediminis, the following proteins share a genomic window:
- a CDS encoding YgaB family protein, producing the protein MENFNSLVSEQMKTMEKLLYLQSELERCQEIEEELKAIQQETELESVQYEIARMKEELKEIHRIFEEQTEEVIRSYQEVNVTV; encoded by the coding sequence ATGGAGAACTTTAACAGTTTAGTTTCAGAACAGATGAAAACGATGGAAAAGCTTCTTTATCTCCAAAGTGAATTGGAGCGCTGCCAAGAGATTGAAGAAGAATTGAAGGCTATTCAGCAGGAAACGGAGCTGGAAAGTGTACAGTATGAGATTGCAAGGATGAAAGAAGAACTAAAAGAAATTCATCGTATATTTGAGGAACAGACCGAAGAGGTCATCCGCTCCTATCAGGAAGTAAATGTAACTGTTTAA
- a CDS encoding ABC transporter substrate-binding protein, which translates to MKKRNGIWFLVAALLLSLALAGCSSNSSSGTKDEKDNEKGTDTEETSSGGTLVFGRGGDSTSLDPAITTEGESFKVTKNIYETLIEFGEQDTEIQPGLATEWDSSEDGLKHTLKLREGVKFHDGTDFNAEAVVFNFERWKAGSAEQFYYYNSQFGDKISEVKAVDDYTVEFILNKPIAPFLKNLAMSPFGIASPDAIEKHGDKFLHNPVGTGPFVFQEYKANDRITLVKNEEYWQEGLPKLDQVIFRVIPENSARLNALATGEVDLIDGVNFSDVGQIEGNPDLQTFERPSLNVAYLGLTSTRGPLKDKKVRQALNYAVDKQALIDAFYAGAAEPAKNPMPSVVAGYNDDVKDYEYDPEKAKELLKEAGYEDGFEMELWAMPVPRPYMPDGQKVAEALQANFDAIGVKAKIVTYEWGTYLDKAKNGEADTFLLGWTGDNGDADNFLYVLLDQDSIGSNNYSYYQNPEVHDLLVKAQASADQAEREELYKQAQLLIKEDAPWIPLVHSRPILAGKADITGFKPHPTGSDLLATVEFK; encoded by the coding sequence ATGAAGAAGCGCAATGGCATTTGGTTCCTTGTGGCAGCTTTGCTTCTGTCACTGGCTCTTGCCGGCTGCAGCAGCAACTCAAGCAGCGGAACGAAAGACGAAAAGGATAATGAGAAAGGTACAGATACAGAAGAAACGTCTTCAGGCGGCACATTAGTATTTGGCCGCGGCGGTGACTCTACTTCGCTTGATCCGGCTATCACAACAGAAGGTGAATCTTTTAAAGTAACAAAAAACATCTATGAAACTTTGATTGAATTTGGTGAGCAGGATACAGAAATTCAGCCTGGCCTTGCTACTGAATGGGATTCAAGTGAAGATGGGCTAAAGCATACATTGAAGCTTCGAGAAGGCGTTAAGTTCCACGATGGAACTGATTTCAATGCTGAAGCGGTTGTCTTCAACTTTGAAAGATGGAAAGCGGGAAGCGCTGAGCAATTCTATTACTATAACTCACAGTTTGGAGACAAAATCTCTGAAGTGAAAGCTGTAGATGATTACACAGTTGAATTTATCTTAAACAAGCCAATCGCACCATTCTTAAAGAACCTTGCAATGTCCCCATTTGGAATTGCAAGCCCGGATGCAATTGAAAAGCACGGTGATAAATTCCTTCACAACCCGGTTGGTACAGGTCCATTTGTATTCCAAGAATACAAAGCCAACGACCGCATCACACTTGTTAAAAATGAGGAATACTGGCAGGAAGGCCTTCCAAAGCTCGATCAGGTTATCTTCCGTGTCATTCCTGAAAACTCTGCCCGTCTGAACGCTTTGGCTACAGGCGAAGTTGACTTAATCGATGGTGTTAACTTCAGTGATGTTGGCCAAATCGAAGGAAACCCGGACCTTCAAACTTTTGAACGTCCATCATTAAACGTAGCTTACCTTGGATTGACAAGCACCCGCGGACCATTAAAAGATAAAAAAGTCCGCCAGGCATTGAACTATGCAGTTGATAAGCAAGCTCTAATTGATGCTTTCTATGCTGGTGCAGCTGAGCCTGCGAAAAACCCAATGCCTTCAGTTGTAGCGGGTTACAATGATGACGTTAAAGATTATGAGTACGATCCTGAAAAAGCTAAGGAGCTTTTAAAAGAAGCAGGATATGAAGATGGTTTTGAAATGGAACTATGGGCAATGCCGGTTCCTAGACCATATATGCCGGATGGACAAAAAGTTGCTGAAGCACTTCAAGCCAACTTTGATGCAATCGGCGTTAAAGCAAAAATTGTTACTTATGAGTGGGGTACTTACCTGGATAAAGCTAAGAATGGTGAAGCTGACACATTCCTATTAGGATGGACTGGCGACAATGGGGATGCTGATAACTTCCTATATGTACTTCTTGACCAGGACAGCATCGGTTCTAACAACTACTCTTACTACCAAAACCCTGAAGTGCATGATCTGCTTGTAAAGGCACAGGCTAGTGCAGACCAGGCAGAGCGTGAAGAACTTTACAAACAGGCTCAGCTTCTGATCAAAGAAGATGCTCCGTGGATTCCTCTTGTTCACTCAAGACCAATCCTTGCGGGCAAAGCTGATATCACAGGCTTCAAACCGCATCCAACAGGTTCTGATTTACTGGCAACTGTAGAATTTAAATAA
- a CDS encoding ABC transporter ATP-binding protein — MTEVLLEVNQLKKYFPVTGGLFGRKQGDVKAVDDISFFVNKGETLGLVGESGCGKSTTGRMLMRLIEPTEGKVVFEGKDLTALNSAEMRKMRKEMQMVFQDPFASLNPRHTVEQILEEPLIVHGIGNKEERKQRVREMLEVVGLSSYHAKRYPHQFSGGQRQRIGIARALMTKPKLIIADEPVSALDVSIQSQVLNLLEDLQKEFQLTYIFIAHDLGVVKHISDRVGVMYLGRLVEITTSDQLYDKPLHPYTKALLGAVPIPDPTLKKDRELLTGDIPSPQNPPAGCAFHTRCKECMEICKTERPQLKEIEPGHFAACHLYS; from the coding sequence ATGACCGAAGTGCTGTTGGAAGTTAATCAGTTAAAAAAGTATTTTCCAGTAACCGGCGGTCTGTTTGGAAGAAAACAAGGTGATGTGAAAGCGGTTGACGATATCAGCTTCTTTGTCAATAAAGGGGAAACGCTTGGATTGGTCGGTGAATCAGGATGCGGCAAATCAACCACAGGCAGAATGCTGATGCGCCTGATAGAACCAACAGAAGGAAAAGTAGTCTTTGAAGGCAAGGATCTGACTGCCCTAAACTCAGCGGAAATGCGCAAAATGAGAAAGGAAATGCAGATGGTATTCCAGGATCCTTTTGCTTCCTTAAATCCGCGCCATACAGTTGAGCAGATTTTGGAGGAGCCTCTCATTGTCCACGGCATCGGTAATAAAGAAGAGCGTAAACAGCGGGTAAGGGAGATGCTTGAGGTTGTCGGCCTCAGCAGCTACCATGCCAAACGCTATCCGCATCAATTCAGCGGCGGCCAAAGGCAGAGGATTGGAATTGCAAGAGCATTGATGACCAAGCCTAAGCTGATCATTGCAGATGAGCCTGTTTCAGCTCTTGATGTATCCATTCAATCACAGGTGCTCAACCTGCTGGAAGATCTGCAAAAGGAATTTCAGCTGACGTATATATTCATTGCCCATGATCTCGGGGTAGTTAAACATATCAGTGATAGAGTTGGTGTTATGTATCTTGGAAGATTAGTTGAGATCACAACATCGGACCAGCTCTACGATAAACCGCTGCATCCGTATACAAAGGCTTTGCTTGGTGCAGTTCCCATCCCTGATCCGACTTTAAAGAAAGACAGGGAGCTATTAACAGGGGACATTCCAAGTCCTCAGAATCCGCCAGCTGGATGTGCATTCCATACAAGATGCAAAGAATGCATGGAGATATGCAAAACAGAGAGGCCACAGCTGAAGGAAATTGAACCAGGTCACTTTGCAGCCTGCCATCTTTATAGCTGA
- a CDS encoding ABC transporter ATP-binding protein: MTQAPVLDVKQLRTSFFSSDGEVPAVDDISFSVNKGEILGIVGESGCGKSVTSLSIMKLIPQPPGKIVGGEILLDGEDLVNASEKRMRELRGNEVAMIFQEPMTSLNPLFTIGDQLVEGIKLHKKFKKKAAIQQAVEMLKLVGLPRAEQIMKEYPHQLSGGMRQRVMIAMALSCHPRLLIADEPTTALDVTIQAQILSLMKDLNEKLDTAIIMITHDLGVVAEVCERVIVMYAGKIVEEAPVEEIFKNPKHPYTQGLLQSVPDVREKKERLYSIPGNVPKPGSIKTGCRFAARCEFVHDRCMAESPPLYNVEKAEQHTVRCFLHESGGVINDRSAVGS, encoded by the coding sequence GTGACTCAAGCTCCAGTTTTAGATGTAAAGCAGCTGAGGACTTCCTTTTTCTCTTCAGATGGAGAAGTTCCCGCCGTGGACGATATCAGCTTCTCGGTTAACAAGGGTGAAATTCTTGGAATTGTAGGTGAATCGGGCTGCGGAAAGAGTGTTACATCTCTCTCCATTATGAAGCTGATTCCACAGCCCCCGGGAAAAATTGTTGGCGGCGAAATCCTCTTGGATGGAGAAGATCTTGTTAATGCATCAGAAAAAAGAATGCGTGAACTAAGAGGCAATGAAGTGGCTATGATTTTCCAGGAGCCGATGACTTCATTAAATCCGTTATTTACTATTGGAGATCAGCTGGTAGAAGGAATCAAATTACATAAAAAATTTAAAAAGAAGGCTGCGATCCAGCAGGCAGTTGAAATGCTGAAGCTTGTTGGACTGCCAAGGGCAGAGCAGATTATGAAGGAATATCCCCATCAGCTGTCAGGGGGAATGAGGCAGAGGGTAATGATTGCCATGGCATTGTCCTGCCATCCGCGCCTTTTAATTGCGGATGAGCCAACGACCGCTTTGGACGTGACAATTCAGGCCCAGATTCTATCTCTAATGAAAGATCTTAATGAAAAACTGGATACAGCCATTATTATGATCACTCATGATTTAGGGGTAGTAGCTGAAGTCTGTGAAAGGGTAATTGTTATGTATGCCGGGAAAATAGTGGAAGAAGCTCCGGTAGAAGAGATATTCAAAAACCCGAAGCACCCTTATACCCAGGGACTTCTTCAATCTGTGCCTGATGTAAGAGAAAAGAAGGAGCGTCTGTATTCCATACCTGGAAATGTCCCAAAACCGGGCTCCATCAAGACTGGATGCCGTTTTGCAGCGCGCTGTGAATTTGTCCATGACCGATGCATGGCGGAAAGTCCTCCGCTTTACAATGTAGAAAAAGCAGAACAGCATACGGTGCGCTGTTTCCTGCATGAGTCTGGGGGTGTCATTAATGACCGAAGTGCTGTTGGAAGTTAA
- a CDS encoding gamma-type small acid-soluble spore protein, whose product MAKQPNQSQAGTNVQEVRQQNAQSAGQGQFGTEFASETNAAEVRQQNQQAEANKGQNAGKQSR is encoded by the coding sequence ATGGCTAAACAACCAAACCAATCTCAAGCTGGAACTAACGTTCAAGAAGTAAGACAACAAAACGCACAATCTGCTGGCCAAGGACAATTCGGTACTGAATTTGCCAGCGAAACAAACGCTGCTGAAGTAAGACAGCAAAACCAGCAAGCTGAAGCTAACAAAGGTCAAAATGCCGGCAAACAAAGCCGCTAA
- the fabL gene encoding enoyl-[acyl-carrier-protein] reductase FabL, producing the protein MTQKVALITGSSRGIGKATAIRLAKEGYDIVINYARSKSAANETAAEIEALGRKVLVVKANVGDVEKIKGLFQEIDREFGRLDVFVNNAASGVLRPAMELEESHWDWTMNINSKALLFCGQEAAKLMEKNGGGKIVSISSLGSIRYLENYTTVGVSKAALEALTRYLAIELAPKNIVVNAVSGGAVDTEALKHFPNRAELLEEAKTKTPAGRMVEIEDMVDTVMFLISEESSMIRGQTIIVDGGISLLV; encoded by the coding sequence ATGACACAAAAAGTAGCACTGATAACAGGAAGCAGCAGAGGAATTGGAAAAGCAACGGCCATCAGGCTTGCCAAAGAAGGCTATGACATTGTCATCAATTACGCACGCAGCAAATCGGCTGCAAATGAAACAGCAGCCGAAATTGAGGCACTGGGAAGAAAAGTCCTGGTTGTAAAAGCAAACGTAGGTGACGTAGAAAAAATTAAAGGGCTTTTCCAGGAGATTGACCGTGAATTTGGAAGATTGGATGTGTTTGTAAACAATGCAGCTTCCGGCGTTCTGCGTCCGGCAATGGAACTGGAAGAATCTCATTGGGATTGGACGATGAATATTAACAGCAAAGCCCTGCTTTTCTGCGGCCAGGAAGCTGCAAAGCTAATGGAGAAAAATGGCGGCGGAAAAATTGTAAGCATCAGCTCGCTGGGTTCGATCCGCTATCTGGAAAACTATACGACTGTAGGGGTTTCCAAAGCGGCATTAGAAGCACTGACACGCTACTTGGCTATTGAATTGGCTCCCAAAAATATCGTCGTAAACGCTGTTTCAGGCGGTGCAGTTGATACTGAAGCTTTAAAACATTTCCCTAACCGTGCAGAGCTTCTCGAAGAAGCAAAGACCAAAACTCCTGCAGGACGTATGGTGGAAATTGAAGATATGGTTGATACCGTTATGTTTTTGATAAGTGAGGAATCCAGCATGATCCGCGGCCAAACGATTATTGTGGATGGAGGCATTTCTCTGCTTGTTTAA
- the mutY gene encoding A/G-specific adenine glycosylase: MKEISQNKIESVDIKGFQNDLLRWFEAEQRDLPWRKDQDPYKVWVSEIMLQQTRVDTVIPYFHRFIEQFPTIKDLSEADEEKVLKAWEGLGYYSRARNLQAAVREVHEKYDGRVPDTPKEISSLKGVGPYTAGAILSIAYGIPEPAVDGNVMRVLSRILSIWDDIAKPSSRKIFESSVRKLISHENPSHFNQALMELGALICTPTSPSCLLCPVREHCTAFYEGTQQELPVKTKTKKQRNVQLAAAVLIDDYKRILIHKRPGKGLLANLWEFPMAEISIAYVSDKEQMKDVFSTQFGAKVEIQKMTGQIEHVFSHLTWNINVYKGKIIKLEEEKNDLKLVSIEEIKEFPFPVSHQKIWKQYLESRA, from the coding sequence TTGAAAGAAATTAGTCAAAATAAGATTGAATCAGTTGATATAAAAGGTTTTCAAAATGATTTGCTCAGGTGGTTTGAAGCTGAGCAAAGGGATTTGCCCTGGAGAAAGGACCAGGATCCTTACAAGGTTTGGGTTTCTGAGATTATGCTTCAGCAGACGCGGGTGGATACCGTCATTCCTTACTTTCATCGCTTTATTGAACAGTTTCCGACCATAAAAGATCTTTCTGAAGCAGACGAAGAAAAGGTATTAAAAGCCTGGGAGGGTTTGGGCTATTATTCAAGAGCAAGAAACCTTCAGGCGGCCGTCCGGGAAGTCCATGAAAAATATGACGGAAGAGTTCCAGATACACCAAAAGAAATTTCTTCATTGAAAGGAGTAGGACCTTATACAGCAGGAGCAATTCTCAGTATTGCTTACGGAATACCGGAACCGGCTGTGGATGGCAATGTCATGCGGGTCCTTTCGCGTATCCTCTCTATCTGGGATGATATCGCCAAGCCTTCTTCCAGGAAAATCTTTGAGTCTTCCGTCCGAAAATTAATTTCACATGAAAATCCGTCCCATTTCAATCAGGCCCTGATGGAGCTTGGAGCATTAATTTGTACACCAACGTCACCTTCATGCTTATTATGCCCGGTGAGAGAACATTGTACTGCTTTTTATGAGGGGACGCAGCAGGAGCTGCCCGTAAAAACCAAAACAAAAAAGCAAAGAAATGTCCAATTAGCAGCAGCTGTCCTCATAGATGATTACAAAAGAATTTTGATACACAAAAGACCTGGAAAAGGCCTTCTTGCTAATCTCTGGGAATTTCCGATGGCAGAAATCAGTATTGCTTATGTAAGCGACAAAGAGCAGATGAAAGATGTGTTCAGCACACAATTTGGCGCCAAAGTGGAAATACAAAAAATGACTGGTCAGATTGAACACGTTTTTTCCCACCTAACATGGAACATAAATGTGTATAAAGGAAAAATAATAAAACTCGAAGAGGAAAAAAACGATTTGAAATTAGTCAGCATTGAAGAAATTAAGGAATTTCCTTTTCCGGTTTCCCATCAGAAAATATGGAAGCAATATTTGGAAAGCAGAGCATAG
- the ntdP gene encoding nucleoside tri-diphosphate phosphatase yields the protein MAVPIEGEPMQIHSYKHNGHIHRVWEETTVLKGTQNLVIGGNDRTIVTESDGRTWVTREPAICYFHSQHWFNVIGMIREDGVYYYCNISSPFIFDGEALKYIDYDLDIKVYPDMTFNLLDEDEYERHRQEMNYPDVIDSILKSNVDNLIHWIRQRKGPFAPDFIDIWYERYLTYRR from the coding sequence ATGGCGGTACCCATCGAAGGCGAACCAATGCAAATACACAGCTATAAACATAATGGGCATATCCACCGCGTCTGGGAGGAAACAACCGTATTAAAAGGAACACAAAATTTAGTGATTGGCGGAAATGACCGGACAATCGTAACAGAATCTGACGGAAGAACATGGGTGACAAGAGAGCCAGCCATTTGTTATTTCCATTCGCAGCACTGGTTTAATGTGATTGGAATGATTCGGGAAGATGGTGTTTATTATTACTGCAATATCAGTTCACCATTTATTTTTGACGGAGAAGCGTTAAAGTATATTGATTATGATCTGGATATTAAAGTATATCCGGACATGACATTCAATTTGCTTGACGAAGATGAGTATGAACGGCACCGTCAGGAAATGAATTATCCCGATGTAATTGACAGCATCCTTAAATCGAATGTTGACAATCTTATTCATTGGATCCGTCAGAGAAAAGGTCCTTTTGCACCGGACTTTATTGATATATGGTATGAACGTTATCTTACTTACAGACGCTAA
- a CDS encoding ABC transporter ATP-binding protein codes for MDSIKRYLKFVKPYRLQIIGTIIIGIIKFAIPLLIPLLIKYVIDDIIGNEAVSQSDKTSTLLMVMAVMIALFVIARPPIEYYRQYFAQWVASKILYDIRDKLFTHIQKLSFRFYANTRTGEVISRVINDVEQTKTFVVTGLMNLWLDVATILIAVVIMLNMDVTLTIVSLLLFPFYAFSVKYFFGNLRKLTRARSQALAEVQGYLHERVQGMAVVKSFAIEDYEQTQFDAQNKNFLTKAIDHTKWNAKAFAVVNTITDISPLLVIGYSGYQVIQGDISLGVMMAFVAYIDRLYGPLRRLVNSSTTLTQSIASMDRVFELIDEKYDIDDSPDAIQCQNVKGHIQFEEVSFSYNENEPPVLKKINLDVSAGETIALVGMSGGGKSSLVGLIPRFYDVNEGRILLDGTDIRSFKVRSLRDKIGMVLQDNILFSESVKTNILLGKPDATEVEVMEAAKAANAHEFIMNLPEGYDTKVGERGVKLSGGQKQRIAIARIFLKNPPILVLDEATSALDLESEHLIQEALEKLAKDRTTFIVAHRLSTITHADRIILIEHGEISEAGSHEELMKKQGNYYKLFQVQQLEN; via the coding sequence TTGGACAGTATAAAGAGATATTTGAAATTCGTTAAGCCGTATCGGCTTCAGATTATCGGAACCATTATAATAGGCATAATTAAATTTGCCATTCCGCTTTTGATTCCGCTTCTGATTAAGTATGTAATAGATGATATTATTGGCAATGAGGCAGTGAGCCAAAGCGATAAGACCAGCACACTTTTAATGGTTATGGCTGTGATGATTGCTCTATTTGTCATCGCCCGTCCGCCAATTGAGTATTACCGCCAATACTTTGCCCAATGGGTGGCAAGCAAAATTCTATATGATATCCGGGATAAGCTTTTTACCCACATTCAAAAGTTAAGCTTCCGATTCTATGCAAATACAAGAACAGGGGAAGTCATCTCCAGGGTCATAAATGATGTTGAGCAAACCAAAACATTCGTAGTAACCGGTTTAATGAATTTATGGCTTGATGTGGCAACCATTTTAATTGCAGTTGTCATTATGCTGAATATGGATGTTACGTTGACGATTGTGTCTCTGCTTCTATTTCCGTTTTATGCATTTTCAGTCAAATACTTTTTTGGGAACCTCAGAAAGCTGACAAGGGCCCGTTCACAGGCTCTTGCAGAAGTACAGGGCTATCTGCATGAACGTGTTCAGGGGATGGCAGTTGTTAAAAGCTTTGCAATTGAAGATTATGAGCAAACTCAATTTGATGCGCAAAATAAAAATTTCCTGACAAAAGCGATCGACCATACGAAGTGGAACGCAAAGGCATTTGCAGTTGTTAACACCATTACAGATATTTCACCGCTTTTAGTAATTGGCTATTCAGGATATCAGGTTATCCAGGGGGATATTTCTCTCGGTGTCATGATGGCATTTGTCGCTTATATAGATAGATTGTACGGCCCGCTTAGAAGGCTTGTTAACTCATCAACAACCTTAACTCAATCGATAGCATCCATGGATCGTGTATTTGAGTTAATTGATGAGAAATATGATATTGACGATTCCCCTGATGCAATCCAATGCCAGAATGTTAAAGGGCATATCCAATTTGAAGAAGTGAGCTTTTCCTACAATGAGAATGAGCCTCCAGTATTAAAGAAAATAAACCTTGATGTATCAGCTGGGGAGACAATTGCCCTTGTTGGAATGAGCGGAGGAGGGAAGTCCTCTTTAGTAGGACTGATTCCGCGTTTTTATGATGTCAATGAAGGCAGAATCCTGCTTGATGGCACTGATATCCGTTCGTTTAAAGTAAGGAGCCTTCGCGATAAAATTGGCATGGTGCTTCAGGATAATATTCTGTTCAGTGAATCGGTTAAAACAAACATTCTTCTCGGCAAGCCCGATGCCACGGAGGTGGAAGTAATGGAAGCTGCCAAGGCTGCCAATGCCCACGAATTTATTATGAATTTGCCCGAAGGATATGACACCAAGGTAGGCGAGCGCGGTGTGAAGCTCTCGGGAGGGCAAAAACAGCGGATCGCCATTGCGAGGATTTTCTTGAAAAACCCGCCAATTCTTGTGCTGGATGAAGCCACTTCAGCCCTCGATTTAGAGAGTGAACATCTGATCCAGGAAGCATTGGAAAAATTGGCTAAAGACCGCACGACATTTATCGTGGCTCATCGCCTTTCCACCATCACTCATGCGGATAGGATTATCCTGATAGAGCATGGTGAAATTTCGGAAGCGGGTAGCCATGAAGAATTAATGAAAAAACAGGGTAATTATTATAAGCTTTTTCAGGTTCAGCAGCTTGAAAATTAG